The region TGcatttataaaattgaaattgagatgttaatattaataactaaaattttaaattaattaaaatatttattttaatgcattttttacatgaaaaaaattatagctattttctattagtaatattctaaattaatcataatgcttatacttaaaatatatttattaaacaaaatatatatttatatatataatcataaagtttgtaaatatatatctatattttgaaattttaaaaattatactgaGTAATAAAATAATTGACAGTATACCTTCGTTGGGGAATGGCTATGCCTCAATACTGCATACGAAGTTGATTGCAGTGAAGAGAATATGAATGATGCAGAGATCAGGATACTTGTTTGAGTTGCTTTCATCTGACATTGTTCCATCTGTTGTCGTAATTTAAtgtcaattattttattattcagtataatttttaaaatttcaaaatatatatatattaagaaactttatgattatatatataaatatatattttgcttaataaatatattttaagtatttagcATTATGATTAATTTAGAGTATTACTAATAAAAAATAGCTATAATTTTTTTATGTAAAAAAtacattaaaataaatattttaattaatttgaaattttagttattaatattaatatctcaatttcaattttataaacGCAATGGATGCATATTGTAGTTGATAGTGAAAGTTAAGGATTGCAAACTGTATTTTACAAATAGATATACTGTTTTAATTGGATTGTAAAGTACAATTAATTCTTAGAGAAAACGTCACTGGCGTTCATAGGACACATGCTCAACCCTTCACAAGCAACGACACGTATAATTTAATATCTATTTTGGATACTTTTTTGAACGTTAAACATATATCTTTTGGTGAATAAGAGGGAGTATTAGTAAGAAGAATAAGATTCGATAATCAAAAATAACTAATCAACAATTATTCTTATTTCAAAATCTAAATTAAAGGAAAACATGGAGGCATCCTTTTCTGCCAAAAGAATGTTCATTTCCTTTACAAAATCTATTATCTGCTACTCGAAGACTATTGAGCAACAAAAATGATCTCGGATTCTCCAAACAAATTCTTCTCTCTAAATCACATTACAATGTATATTATCATCCAATGAGAGCAGCATAGAAAATCTGATTCCATGTATCAGGCAATCCTGGAAGACACCAATGACTGCAATCTAACCCACTGTGTCCTCCTCGATAATATGTCGGGTGTGCATCTTTTCGATATTGTGACAATAATGTAATGTCAAGTAAATAAACAGGTTTCTTAATCCTGCTCAATACTTTGTTTAGAACAACTGATGCCATTGGTTTTCCAGCCGGGTACTTGAGACGTGAGTATGGTTGTGTCTCGTGCGAACATGATTTCATCGGTGCACCCCAATCCTTACCCCTGTCAAAACATTGTGTTGCTATTGAGTCGACCTGAATGACATAAATAATACCAGTACAGAAAGGATTGGGATCAAGTTACGAGCTTACTCGAAATGGGTTGGAGAGATTCCTTGGAAGAATACTTTGGTTTTTGATGGATTAACATATGTATTCACCCATCTGCCCCAAGTTGTCAATCCTTTGTAGAATGCAACCAAAGTGTTCATATCTTTGTATGTTTTTCTACCATCTTGCACATAATCCCATCTGTCCATATAAATACCATAATTGTAGAAAATAAATCATATTTTCTAGTTTTCAGATTCAAATCTATTGACTATTAGCACATAGGATGATCCACTTCTTTTCTACAATAGGCTGCTGAATTGTTGGCTGAAATGCATAAATTATCTGCTTCAAGGAGTGGAATTAAGGAAGCAGGATAGGTTGAAAACCTTGCAAATCTCGTAAAACAAATTTAGTAACTTATTTTTAGTTTTACTAGTTGTCTTAAAAATTAAGTGTGTTTTTCGAGGTAATGAAATCTAGCCCCagattttataaaatatgtgCTGAGATATACGAAAAAGGACTTACGGTTGAGTTCCTCCGGTGTGGAGCCACCAATGCCAAGAATTAAAGACCAAGACGTCCATTCCCACCCATGCCTTGCCAGCTCGAATTGAGTTGAGTTTCAACACCCGACCTACCTTTGTGCTTACGATATCTACAAGATGTGTTGTATGATACAACATTAACCTTATTCCATAATCCTATAATAAGAAGATTTAAGAAACAATTGTCACTTGTAAATGATAGTAATAATCCTACTGTCACTGTGCTAATGCAGCTGTGCACATGTAAGATGCAACAGTAATGTTTGATTTTCCGGGAGT is a window of Apium graveolens cultivar Ventura chromosome 11, ASM990537v1, whole genome shotgun sequence DNA encoding:
- the LOC141698635 gene encoding protein trichome birefringence-like 39, whose amino-acid sequence is MGSVLKTLVVSVYALLFWQQTANAQVHNNNNHSIVTTSKKVASRCNFFRGRWVYDPTYPPYQSSNCPLVNQQFDCQKFGRPDKSYLKYRWQPFSCNIPRFNGLVFLERMRGKKIMFVGDSLSFNMWQSLGCMIYTSAPRTKYTIFTTAILSELVFEDYGIRLMLYHTTHLVDIVSTKVGRVLKLNSIRAGKAWVGMDVLVFNSWHWWLHTGGTQPWDYVQDGRKTYKDMNTLVAFYKGLTTWGRWVNTYVNPSKTKVFFQGISPTHFEGKDWGAPMKSCSHETQPYSRLKYPAGKPMASVVLNKVLSRIKKPVYLLDITLLSQYRKDAHPTYYRGGHSGLDCSHWCLPGLPDTWNQIFYAALIG